The Chthoniobacterales bacterium genome includes a window with the following:
- a CDS encoding MBL fold metallo-hydrolase: protein MTDSISLTNLTRRTEIGANSYYLQLGGKNIVLDCGMHPKEEGLQAAPQLNLVKGEHIDAIIVTHAHQDHIGTLPVLMRQHPQSRVFMTYATSRLGEAMLHNSVNVMTRQREELGTVDFPLFTHRELDGMVGRWDYMPLNQTFGIDGERRHRDDEDFTAELIDAGHILGSTGVMLRGGGKTVFYTGDVNFRNQTLSQAAKFPEEAIDVLIIETTRGDNPTPATLTRDSEEKRFVAAIKDAFARGGSILIPVFAIGKTQEVLTLIYEMKRDGDLAQATPIYIGGLSAKMTMIHDELSRATPRAYQGLQLLDIVAPYVLGGKEAQHASPGHGKIFAISSGMMTEKTLSNVFARKFLEDEKHSVFFVGYAAPDSPGGVLRSAAKGSQVVLDRSQPPLTLNATVERFDFSAHANREDLLDYILRVNASTTVLVHGDVAAIEWFRSQLAERAPAMRVIVPPPGEKIAL from the coding sequence TTGACCGACTCCATTTCCCTCACCAATCTCACGCGCCGCACCGAGATTGGGGCCAACTCCTACTACCTGCAACTCGGCGGGAAAAACATCGTGCTCGACTGCGGGATGCATCCCAAGGAGGAGGGTTTGCAGGCCGCGCCCCAACTCAACCTCGTCAAAGGCGAGCACATCGACGCGATCATCGTCACCCACGCGCACCAGGATCACATCGGCACTTTGCCCGTGCTCATGCGGCAGCATCCGCAGAGCCGCGTCTTTATGACCTACGCCACGAGCCGACTGGGCGAGGCGATGCTGCATAATTCGGTGAACGTGATGACCCGCCAGCGCGAGGAACTCGGCACGGTCGATTTCCCGCTTTTCACTCACCGCGAACTCGATGGAATGGTGGGCCGCTGGGACTACATGCCGCTGAACCAGACCTTCGGCATCGACGGGGAACGCCGCCATCGGGATGACGAAGATTTCACCGCCGAGCTGATCGATGCAGGGCACATTCTCGGCTCCACCGGTGTGATGTTGCGAGGAGGCGGTAAGACGGTTTTCTACACGGGCGATGTGAATTTCCGCAACCAGACCCTTAGTCAGGCGGCCAAATTTCCCGAGGAAGCGATCGACGTTCTCATCATCGAAACGACTCGTGGCGACAACCCGACTCCCGCCACACTCACGCGCGACTCCGAGGAGAAACGCTTCGTCGCCGCGATCAAGGACGCCTTCGCTCGGGGCGGCTCGATCCTCATTCCCGTCTTCGCGATTGGCAAAACGCAGGAGGTGCTCACCCTCATTTACGAGATGAAACGCGACGGCGATCTCGCCCAGGCGACTCCCATTTATATCGGCGGCTTGAGCGCGAAAATGACGATGATCCACGACGAACTCTCCCGTGCCACGCCGCGCGCGTACCAGGGTTTGCAGCTCCTCGACATCGTCGCGCCCTACGTTCTCGGTGGCAAGGAAGCCCAGCACGCGTCGCCCGGCCATGGGAAAATCTTCGCCATTTCCAGCGGCATGATGACCGAGAAAACGCTCTCGAATGTCTTCGCCCGGAAGTTTCTCGAGGATGAAAAACATTCCGTCTTCTTCGTCGGCTACGCAGCGCCCGACTCACCCGGCGGCGTTCTGCGCAGCGCGGCCAAGGGCAGCCAGGTCGTGCTCGACCGGAGCCAGCCGCCGCTCACTCTCAACGCCACGGTGGAGAGATTCGACTTCAGCGCCCACGCCAACCGCGAGGATTTGCTCGACTACATTTTGCGGGTCAACGCCTCCACCACCGTGCTCGTCCACGGCGACGTGGCTGCCATCGAGTGGTTCCGCTCGCAACTCGCCGAGCGCGCCCCGGCCATGCGCGTAATCGTTCCGCCGCCGGGCGAAAAGATCGCGCTCTAA
- a CDS encoding histidinol-phosphatase HisJ family protein — MPEPLLYESHLHTPLCRHAVGEPEEYAAEAERKNLRGIIVTCHNPIPNGYSAHVRMRPDQFDEYIALVAHARAAWDGRVDVLLGLECDYAPGLEADVAILLKRADFHHVLGSVHTQVKEYRTRYDTGSAFEYQQTYFHHLALAAETGLFDTLSHPDLVKNQAPHEWNLSRIFPDLQRALDRIAATGIAMELNTSGLHKALPEMNPGPEILAEMQKRGIPVVLGADAHQPQRVGADYPLALRMLQSAGYKNVSLFLNRQRQEIPIADALASLERV, encoded by the coding sequence ATGCCCGAGCCGCTCCTTTACGAAAGCCACCTGCACACCCCGTTGTGCCGGCACGCGGTCGGCGAACCGGAGGAATACGCCGCCGAAGCCGAGCGAAAAAACCTGCGCGGCATTATCGTTACCTGCCACAACCCCATCCCGAATGGCTACTCCGCCCACGTGCGGATGCGACCCGATCAATTTGACGAATACATCGCCCTCGTCGCCCACGCCCGCGCTGCCTGGGACGGACGCGTGGACGTTCTACTCGGACTCGAATGCGACTACGCCCCCGGCCTCGAAGCTGATGTCGCCATTCTCTTAAAAAGAGCGGACTTCCATCACGTCCTCGGCTCCGTGCACACCCAGGTGAAGGAATACCGCACCCGCTACGACACCGGCAGCGCCTTCGAGTATCAGCAAACCTACTTTCACCACCTCGCCCTCGCTGCCGAGACCGGCCTCTTCGACACACTCTCGCATCCAGATCTCGTCAAAAACCAAGCCCCGCACGAGTGGAATTTAAGTCGCATCTTTCCCGACCTCCAGCGCGCCCTCGACCGCATCGCCGCCACCGGCATTGCGATGGAACTCAACACTTCCGGCCTGCACAAAGCCCTGCCCGAGATGAATCCCGGACCCGAGATTCTCGCCGAAATGCAGAAGCGCGGCATCCCTGTCGTCCTCGGAGCCGACGCCCATCAACCCCAACGCGTCGGGGCCGATTACCCGCTCGCCCTTCGCATGTTACAAAGCGCCGGATATAAAAACGTGAGCCTATTTCTCAATCGCCAGCGCCAGGAAATCCCCATCGCGGACGCCCTCGCAAGCTTGGAACGAGTTTGA
- the lysA gene encoding diaminopimelate decarboxylase: MHSFQYQNGRLRCEDVDLETLANQHGTPLYVYSSATILDHYRRLDRAMAELDHQICYAVKANSNLAVLNLLAKEGCSFDIVSGGELFRVLKAGGAASKCTFAGVGKTTEEIEQGLREGIHSFNVESEAELLRINEVAQRLNLRAPVAIRVNPNVEAGTHKYISTGKSDNKFGIGIDRIRDVYAAAAKLPHLHLRGVQMHIGSQITKSAPFANAVTKMLPLVADLKRDHGIEFFSIGGGLGIVYHDSIGAGQEAWWKQEESPAITIEEYAQSVVPLLKNLGVKILFEPGRLIVGNAGVLLTRVHYVKQAESKKFVIVDAGMNDLIRPALYQGFHEVVPVRKAEDVITERIDLVGPVCESGDFFAQDRDVSPLTQDAVVALMSAGAYGFAMASNYNSRPRPAEILVTRDKASVVRRRETWDELIAGETTD, encoded by the coding sequence ATGCACTCATTTCAATATCAAAACGGGCGGCTCCGCTGTGAGGATGTCGATCTCGAAACGCTCGCCAATCAACATGGAACTCCGCTCTATGTTTATAGCTCGGCCACGATTCTGGACCATTACCGGCGGCTGGATCGGGCGATGGCGGAGTTGGATCATCAGATTTGTTACGCGGTCAAAGCCAACTCGAATCTGGCCGTATTGAACCTTCTCGCGAAGGAAGGTTGCAGCTTCGACATCGTCTCGGGCGGCGAACTTTTCCGCGTCCTGAAAGCGGGCGGCGCGGCCTCGAAATGCACCTTTGCCGGCGTGGGAAAAACCACCGAGGAGATCGAGCAGGGCCTGCGCGAGGGCATTCACAGTTTCAATGTCGAATCCGAGGCCGAGCTGCTGCGGATTAACGAAGTCGCCCAGCGCCTGAACTTGCGCGCGCCGGTGGCGATCCGGGTGAACCCAAACGTGGAGGCGGGCACGCACAAATACATTTCCACGGGCAAGAGCGACAATAAGTTTGGCATCGGTATTGATCGGATTCGCGACGTGTACGCGGCGGCTGCGAAGTTGCCGCATCTGCATTTGCGCGGCGTTCAGATGCACATCGGCTCGCAGATTACGAAGAGCGCGCCGTTTGCCAATGCGGTGACGAAGATGCTCCCGCTGGTGGCCGACTTGAAGCGCGATCATGGGATCGAGTTTTTTAGCATCGGCGGCGGGCTGGGGATTGTTTACCACGATTCCATCGGGGCCGGTCAGGAGGCGTGGTGGAAGCAGGAGGAATCGCCCGCGATCACGATTGAGGAGTATGCGCAATCGGTGGTGCCGCTCTTGAAGAACCTGGGCGTGAAAATTCTCTTCGAGCCCGGTCGCCTGATCGTGGGCAACGCCGGCGTGCTGCTAACGCGGGTGCATTATGTGAAGCAGGCGGAGAGTAAGAAATTTGTGATCGTCGATGCGGGCATGAACGACCTCATTCGCCCAGCGCTCTACCAGGGTTTCCACGAAGTCGTGCCGGTGCGGAAGGCGGAGGACGTGATCACGGAGCGCATCGATCTGGTGGGCCCCGTCTGCGAGAGCGGCGATTTCTTTGCGCAAGATCGCGATGTAAGTCCGCTCACGCAGGACGCTGTGGTGGCGCTGATGAGTGCCGGCGCGTATGGATTTGCCATGGCGTCGAACTACAATTCGCGTCCGCGCCCGGCGGAAATCTTGGTGACCCGCGACAAGGCCAGCGTGGTCCGCCGCCGCGAAACTTGGGATGAATTGATCGCGGGCGAGACTACCGACTAA
- a CDS encoding CYTH domain-containing protein, giving the protein MGVEIERKFLVRDDSWRAFLTQPGRRLRQGYLVNGPPATVRVRIADVEAWLTIKGPVIGLSRAEFEYTIPLSDAEEMLATRCANPIIEKIRHRIPHGELVIELDEFLGANAGLLIAEVELPSEQTPFTPPPWLGAEVSTDFRYHNSQLSKRPYSTWA; this is encoded by the coding sequence ATGGGAGTCGAGATCGAACGCAAGTTTCTCGTCCGCGACGACTCCTGGCGCGCGTTTTTAACCCAACCCGGACGCCGCCTGCGCCAAGGTTATCTGGTCAACGGCCCGCCCGCCACCGTGCGCGTCCGCATTGCCGACGTGGAGGCTTGGCTCACGATCAAAGGCCCCGTGATTGGCCTCAGCCGCGCCGAATTTGAATACACCATCCCGCTTTCCGACGCCGAGGAAATGCTCGCCACGCGCTGTGCGAATCCGATCATCGAGAAAATCCGCCATCGCATTCCTCACGGCGAACTCGTGATCGAACTCGACGAATTTCTCGGAGCGAACGCGGGCCTCCTCATTGCCGAAGTCGAGCTTCCGTCGGAGCAAACCCCGTTCACTCCCCCACCCTGGCTTGGCGCGGAAGTCTCCACCGATTTCCGCTACCACAACTCGCAACTTTCAAAGCGCCCTTACTCGACCTGGGCCTGA
- the ilvD gene encoding dihydroxy-acid dehydratase, whose translation MSDTIPNAQRLHSSLVLDGDERAPSRAMLYAVGFKKEDFAKSQIGIASTWSMVTPCNMHIDKLAIEAGKGVDAAGGKSVIFNTITISDGISMGTEGMKYSLVSREVIADSIETVTGCEGFDGLVAIGGCDKNMPACIMATARLNRPAVFVYGGTILPGCLTGILAGQKTERLLDVVSVFEAVGAHANGKISRDELHEIESNAIPGAGSCGGMYTANTMACAIEALGMSLPNSSAQAAISPAKMADASNAGAAVLHLLKENIRPLDIMTREAFENAITVVIALGGSTNAVMHLLAMAHSAGVALKIDDFTEIGKRVPVLADLKPSGKFLMSQLVEIGGITPLMKQLLDAGLLHGSCMTVTGKTVAENLASVAPYPAGQEIIRAIDNPIKKDSHLVILYGNLATQGAVAKISGKEGLQFTGTARVFESEEAAMHRILDGTVVAGDVIVIRYEGPKGGPGMREMLGPTSAVMGRGLGKTVALMTDGRFSGGSHGFVVGHVTPEAYLGGNIALIQNGDEITIDAETREINVHVSDEILAERRSHWTPPARRYTKGVLAKYQKMVSTASLGAVTDLDL comes from the coding sequence ATGTCCGACACCATTCCCAACGCCCAACGTCTCCATTCCTCCCTCGTTCTCGACGGTGACGAGCGCGCCCCGTCCCGCGCCATGCTTTACGCGGTCGGGTTTAAAAAAGAGGATTTTGCCAAGTCCCAGATCGGTATTGCTTCCACCTGGAGCATGGTCACGCCGTGCAACATGCACATCGACAAGCTCGCCATTGAGGCAGGCAAAGGCGTCGATGCGGCAGGCGGAAAATCGGTCATTTTTAATACCATCACCATTTCCGACGGCATCTCCATGGGCACCGAGGGGATGAAATATTCGCTCGTTTCCCGCGAGGTCATCGCTGATTCCATTGAGACCGTTACCGGCTGCGAAGGCTTCGACGGCTTGGTCGCCATCGGCGGCTGCGACAAAAACATGCCCGCCTGCATCATGGCCACCGCGCGGCTCAACCGGCCCGCCGTCTTCGTCTATGGCGGCACGATTTTGCCCGGCTGTCTGACTGGGATTCTGGCGGGTCAAAAAACCGAGCGCCTGCTCGATGTCGTCTCCGTTTTCGAGGCGGTCGGTGCGCACGCCAATGGGAAAATCTCCCGCGACGAGTTGCATGAGATTGAGTCGAATGCCATTCCCGGAGCCGGTTCCTGCGGCGGCATGTACACTGCCAACACCATGGCCTGCGCCATCGAGGCACTCGGCATGAGCCTGCCCAACAGCTCTGCGCAAGCCGCCATTTCTCCCGCGAAAATGGCCGACGCCTCGAATGCTGGCGCGGCAGTTCTGCATTTACTGAAGGAAAACATCCGCCCCCTCGACATCATGACCCGCGAGGCTTTTGAAAACGCCATCACGGTCGTCATCGCGCTCGGCGGCTCGACCAACGCCGTCATGCACCTCCTCGCCATGGCACATTCGGCGGGCGTGGCGCTGAAAATCGACGACTTCACCGAGATCGGCAAACGCGTTCCCGTTCTCGCCGACCTCAAGCCGAGCGGCAAGTTTCTCATGTCGCAGCTCGTCGAAATCGGCGGCATCACCCCGCTCATGAAACAACTGCTCGACGCCGGACTTCTCCATGGGAGTTGCATGACAGTCACCGGCAAAACGGTTGCCGAAAACCTCGCCAGCGTCGCCCCGTATCCGGCTGGACAGGAAATCATCCGCGCCATCGACAATCCGATCAAAAAGGACAGCCACCTCGTTATTCTCTACGGCAACCTCGCCACCCAGGGCGCGGTCGCGAAAATTTCCGGAAAAGAGGGCCTGCAATTCACCGGCACGGCCCGTGTTTTCGAGAGTGAAGAAGCCGCCATGCACCGCATTCTCGACGGCACCGTCGTCGCGGGCGATGTGATCGTCATCCGCTACGAAGGCCCCAAAGGCGGCCCCGGGATGCGCGAAATGCTAGGGCCCACTTCCGCCGTCATGGGCCGCGGCCTCGGCAAAACCGTCGCCCTCATGACCGATGGACGTTTCTCCGGCGGCAGCCACGGTTTCGTCGTTGGCCACGTTACCCCCGAAGCCTATCTCGGCGGCAACATTGCCCTCATCCAGAACGGCGACGAGATCACGATTGACGCCGAGACCCGCGAGATCAACGTCCACGTTTCCGACGAAATTCTGGCCGAACGCCGCTCCCACTGGACCCCGCCCGCGCGCCGTTACACCAAGGGCGTGCTCGCCAAATATCAAAAAATGGTCAGCACCGCTAGCCTCGGAGCCGTCACTGATTTGGACCTCTGA
- a CDS encoding ThuA domain-containing protein, whose protein sequence is MMLKVTVWGENVHEQKLPIVREIYPEGMHECIAAGLRADSGLEVRTATLQEPEHGLTEAVLAETDVLLWWGHCAHQEVEDKIVARVQERVLQGMGLIVLHSAHYSKIFKRLMGTSCSLTWREAGEKERLWVCNPGHPIVQGLGPYFELPNTEMYGEPFGIPSPDEQIFISWFEGGEVFRSGATWKRGNGKIFYFRPGHETYPIYHDKNVQLVLRNAVHWAAPEGSRWIDSAPNIPIEKAPEPLEAKGPRLHKEGEAGYK, encoded by the coding sequence ATTATGCTGAAAGTCACCGTCTGGGGCGAGAACGTCCATGAACAAAAACTCCCCATCGTTCGCGAGATTTATCCCGAGGGAATGCACGAATGCATCGCCGCCGGATTGCGCGCCGACAGTGGATTGGAAGTCCGCACAGCGACATTGCAAGAGCCGGAGCACGGGCTGACCGAGGCTGTGCTCGCCGAGACCGACGTGCTGCTTTGGTGGGGACATTGCGCACACCAGGAGGTGGAGGATAAAATCGTGGCCCGCGTGCAGGAGCGCGTGCTTCAGGGCATGGGATTGATCGTGCTGCACTCGGCGCATTATTCCAAAATCTTCAAGCGCCTGATGGGCACAAGCTGTTCCCTGACCTGGCGCGAGGCGGGCGAAAAAGAGCGGCTCTGGGTGTGCAATCCGGGCCATCCGATCGTGCAGGGACTCGGGCCTTATTTCGAGCTGCCCAACACGGAAATGTATGGCGAGCCCTTTGGCATCCCCTCTCCTGACGAGCAGATTTTCATCAGTTGGTTTGAGGGGGGTGAGGTCTTCCGTTCCGGCGCGACTTGGAAGCGCGGCAACGGGAAGATTTTCTACTTTCGCCCCGGCCACGAGACGTACCCGATTTATCACGACAAAAACGTGCAGCTCGTCCTGCGAAACGCCGTCCACTGGGCCGCACCCGAGGGCAGCCGCTGGATCGACAGCGCGCCGAATATTCCCATCGAAAAGGCTCCCGAACCGCTTGAAGCCAAAGGTCCCCGCCTGCACAAAGAGGGCGAGGCTGGTTACAAATAA